From a single Osmerus mordax isolate fOsmMor3 chromosome 6, fOsmMor3.pri, whole genome shotgun sequence genomic region:
- the apoa2 gene encoding apolipoprotein A-II, with translation MSGKYLLAVFLALQVSMSLCELEVPQPDQELVDKYEAMKGVFYKRLLNAYNKIQTAVAPLADSLGEGRSQAAKDYVEDLQTKPQFQAVVKVATGLASEAAPLVDKARMAGLGVYGKYLRPHVGTYLDDAITNIKVYLDQYLPAE, from the exons tctCCATGTCCCTGTGCGAGTTAGAAGTTCCTCAGCCGGACCAGGAGCTGGTGGACAAGTATGAGGCCATGAAGGGCGTATTCTACAAGCGCCTTCTCAATGCCTACAACAAGATTCAGACCGCCGTGGCCCCCTTGGCAGATAGCCTGGGAGAGGGACGTTCACAGGCTGCCAAGGACTACGTTGAGGATCTGCAGACCAAGCCTCAGTTCCAGGCCGTCGTCAAGGTCGCAAC CGGTCTGGCCAGTGAGGCAGCTCCCCTAGTGGACAAGGCTCGCATGGCCGGTCTTGGTGTCTACGGAAAGTACCTGCGCCCCCACGTTGGCACCTACCTGGATGACGCCATCACCAACATCAAGGTGTACCTGGACCAGTACCTGCCCGCTGAGTAA